The following coding sequences are from one Methanofastidiosum sp. window:
- a CDS encoding ATP phosphoribosyltransferase has product MLKIAIPKKGRLSNPCLEILKKSGYEFEDSGRKLFSRIEEKNIEAVFVRTQDIPEYVQDQVVDIGITGLDIIGERGADVEVLLKLGFGKCTLTIAAPKNSSITKFDDIKNGMKIVTEFPKSTDKYFKDKGINLKVIEVSGSTEIAPYLGVSDLISDIVSTGTTLLMNNLKPISKIIESEAVLIANKNSIKEKRDEIELLSASVRSVLDAQGKKYIMVNLPTKSLGKFEKEFHGLGGPTVMDVISKESLVAAHFVVDEKQVSETIQKLKKMGGTGILIIPIERLVN; this is encoded by the coding sequence GAAATATTAAAAAAATCAGGTTATGAGTTTGAAGATAGCGGTAGGAAGTTATTTTCACGTATCGAAGAAAAAAATATTGAGGCTGTATTTGTGAGGACTCAAGACATACCCGAATACGTTCAGGATCAAGTTGTGGATATAGGGATAACTGGTCTTGATATCATTGGGGAAAGAGGTGCTGATGTTGAAGTTTTGCTAAAACTGGGATTTGGAAAATGCACACTTACAATCGCCGCACCGAAAAACTCATCTATAACAAAGTTTGATGACATTAAGAATGGAATGAAGATTGTGACAGAATTCCCCAAAAGTACAGATAAATACTTTAAAGATAAAGGCATTAATCTGAAGGTGATTGAAGTGTCAGGTTCAACGGAAATTGCCCCTTACCTTGGGGTGTCCGATTTAATATCGGACATAGTTAGCACTGGAACAACTTTATTGATGAACAATCTAAAACCCATATCCAAAATTATTGAATCTGAGGCAGTGCTAATAGCAAACAAGAATAGCATTAAAGAGAAGAGAGATGAGATAGAACTTCTTTCTGCATCAGTTAGAAGCGTCTTAGATGCACAGGGTAAGAAGTACATTATGGTAAATCTTCCTACCAAATCATTGGGTAAATTTGAAAAGGAATTTCATGGTCTTGGGGGCCCAACAGTAATGGATGTAATATCAAAAGAATCACTTGTTGCAGCTCACTTTGTAGTCGATGAAAAACAGGTATCAGAAACTATTCAAAAACTTAAAAAGATGGGCGGAACAGGAATTCTTATTATCCCTATAGAACGGTTGGTGAATTAG
- the hisD gene encoding histidinol dehydrogenase has protein sequence MIEIYEGSKALFEKDKQRKVLLEDDGYVKSILLDVEKRGDEALRDYTLKFDGVQIDDFLVTQDEIAEAYDNVDTELIEALETSAENIEDFHRRELPQSFLFEKKGITAGQMILPIESAGIYVPSGRASYPSTVLMAAIPPKICGVPRIVVVTPSGKDGRCNDAVLVASDIAGVDEIYKVGGAQAIAALSYGTESIKKVSKIVGPGNRYVAMAKKLVETPTEFPAGPSEVMIIAEEKSNPRFIALDMLAQSEHDPMASAYLLTTSRSIAEKVVREIENELKVLPRNEILKESLKRGGVFIVSSLEEAIELSNNFAPEHLELMVKEPFSLLTKIKNAGSVFLGEYSPEAMGDYVSGTNHVLPTSGFAKFYSSLSVDDFIKKYTFQYVTKEGLKTYRGTVSTLARSEGLFAHEKAVNVRFEDEK, from the coding sequence TTGATTGAAATTTATGAAGGCTCAAAAGCTCTATTTGAAAAAGATAAACAGAGAAAAGTCCTATTAGAAGATGATGGTTACGTAAAGTCAATTTTATTGGATGTAGAAAAGAGAGGAGACGAAGCGCTCAGAGACTACACATTAAAATTTGACGGTGTCCAAATAGATGACTTTTTAGTAACTCAAGATGAGATAGCTGAAGCCTATGATAATGTAGATACCGAACTAATTGAAGCATTGGAAACTTCAGCTGAAAACATAGAGGATTTCCACAGAAGAGAGCTTCCCCAATCCTTTTTATTCGAAAAAAAAGGTATTACAGCAGGGCAGATGATATTGCCCATAGAAAGTGCAGGAATTTATGTCCCTAGTGGTCGGGCATCATATCCTTCTACAGTGCTCATGGCAGCAATCCCTCCAAAAATATGTGGTGTTCCAAGAATAGTTGTAGTAACCCCTTCAGGCAAGGATGGCAGATGCAATGATGCAGTTTTGGTAGCATCAGACATTGCAGGTGTTGATGAAATTTATAAAGTAGGCGGAGCTCAAGCAATAGCGGCCTTATCGTATGGGACAGAATCAATTAAAAAAGTTTCAAAAATAGTCGGGCCAGGAAATAGATATGTTGCAATGGCAAAAAAACTTGTTGAAACCCCAACTGAATTTCCAGCGGGCCCTAGTGAAGTAATGATAATTGCTGAAGAAAAATCAAATCCAAGATTTATTGCCTTAGACATGCTTGCCCAATCTGAACACGATCCTATGGCTTCAGCATACCTATTGACTACATCAAGATCTATTGCTGAAAAAGTTGTGAGGGAAATAGAAAATGAGCTTAAAGTATTGCCAAGAAACGAGATACTGAAAGAATCTTTGAAAAGAGGCGGAGTATTCATAGTATCATCTTTAGAGGAAGCAATAGAACTTTCAAACAATTTTGCCCCAGAACACCTTGAACTAATGGTTAAAGAACCATTCTCACTTCTTACAAAGATTAAAAACGCTGGCTCAGTTTTTTTGGGAGAATACTCTCCTGAAGCCATGGGGGATTATGTTTCAGGAACAAATCACGTACTCCCTACATCAGGATTTGCAAAATTTTATTCCAGTCTTTCAGTTGATGATTTCATAAAAAAATATACATTCCAATATGTCACAAAGGAAGGGCTAAAGACTTATAGGGGCACAGTTTCAACACTTGCTAGGTCTGAAGGATTATTTGCGCATGAAAAAGCGGTTAACGTGAGGTTTGAAGATGAAAAGTAA